In the Caenorhabditis elegans chromosome X genome, one interval contains:
- the gpd-3 gene encoding Glyceraldehyde-3-phosphate dehydrogenase 3 (Confirmed by transcript evidence), producing the protein MTKPSVGINGFGRIGRLVLRAAVEKDSVNVVAVNDPFISIDYMVYLFQYDSTHGRFKGTVAHEGDYLLVAKEGKSQHKIKVYNSRDPAEIQWGASGADYVVESTGVFTTIEKANAHLKGGAKKVIISAPSADAPMFVVGVNHEKYDHANDHIISNASCTTNCLAPLAKVINDNFGIIEGLMTTVHAVTATQKTVDGPSGKLWRDGRGAGQNIIPASTGAAKAVGKVIPELNGKLTGMAFRVPTPDVSVVDLTARLEKPASLDDIKKVIKAAADGPMKGILAYTEDQVVSTDFVSDTNSSIFDAGASISLNPHFVKLVSWYDNEFGYSNRVVDLISYIATKA; encoded by the exons ATGACCAAGCCAAGTGTCGGAATCAACGGATTCGGAAGAATCGGACGTCTTGTCCTCCGCGCCGCTGTCGAGAAGGACAGTGTCAATGTTGTTGCCGTCAACGATCCATTCATCTCCATCGACTACATGGTCTACTTGTTCCAGTACGATTCCACTCACGGACGCTTCAAGGGAACCGTTGCCCACGAGGGAGACTACCTTCTTGTCGCCAAGGAAGGAAAGTCCCAGCACAAGATCAAG GTCTACAACTCAAGAGACCCAGCTGAGATCCAATGGGGAGCCTCTGGAGCCGACTATGTCGTTGAGTCCACCGGAGTCTTCACCACCATCGAGAAGGCCAATGCTCACTTGAAGGGAGGAGCCAAGAAG gtcaTCATCTCTGCTCCATCTGCTGATGCTCCAATGTTCGTCGTCGGAGTCAACCACGAGAAGTACGATCATGCCAACGACCACATCATCTCCAATGCTTCCTGCACCACTAACTGCCTTGCTCCACTTGCCAAGGTCATCAATGACAACTTCGGAATTATTGAGGGACTTATGACCACTGTCCACGCCGTCACCGCCACCCAAAAGACTGTTGACGGACCATCAGGAAAGCTCTGGAGAGACGGACGTGGAGCTGGACAAAACATCATCCCAGCCTCTACTGGAGCCGCTAAGGCTGTCGGCAAGGTTATCCCAGAGCTCAATGGAAAGCTCACCGGAATGGCTTTCCGTGTCCCAACCCCAGATGTCTCTGTTGTTGATCTCACTGCTCGTCTTGAGAAGCCAGCTTCCCTCGATGACATTAAGAAGGTTATCAAGGCTGCCGCTGACGGACCAATGAAGGGAATTCTCGCTTACACCGAGGATCAAGTTGTCTCCACTGACTTTGTCTCCGATACCAACTCTTCCATCTTCGATGCCGGAGCATCCATCTCACTCAACCCACACTTTGTCAAGCTCGTCTCATGGTACGATAACGAGTTCGGATACTCCAACAGAGTCGTCGACCTTATCTCCTACATTGCTACCAAGGCCTAA
- the gpd-2 gene encoding Glyceraldehyde-3-phosphate dehydrogenase 2 (Confirmed by transcript evidence) — MPKPSVGINGFGRIGRLVLRAAVEKDSVNVVAVNDPFISIDYMVYLFQYDSTHGRFKGTVAHEGDYLLVAKEGKSQHKIKVYNSRDPAEIQWGASGADYVVESTGVFTTIEKANAHLKGGAKKVIISAPSADAPMFVVGVNHEKYDHANDHIISNASCTTNCLAPLAKVINDNFGIIEGLMTTVHAVTATQKTVDGPSGKLWRDGRGAGQNIIPASTGAAKAVGKVIPELNGKLTGMAFRVPTPDVSVVDLTARLEKPASLDDIKKVIKAAADGPMKGILAYTEDQVVSTDFVSDTNSSIFDAGASISLNPHFVKLVSWYDNEFGYSNRVVDLISYIATKA; from the exons atgcCAAAGCCAAGTGTCGGAATCAACGGATTCGGAAGAATCGGACGTCTTGTCCTCCGCGCCGCTGTCGAGAAGGACAGTGTCAACGTTGTTGCCGTCAACGATCCATTCATCTCCATCGACTACATGGTCTACTTGTTCCAGTACGACTCCACCCACGGACGCTTCAAGGGAACCGTTGCTCACGAGGGAGACTACCTTCTTGTCGCCAAGGAAGGGAAGTCGCAGCACAAGATCAAG GTCTACAACTCAAGAGACCCAGCTGAAATCCAATGGGGAGCCTCTGGAGCCGACTATGTCGTTGAGTCCACCGGAGTCTTCACCACCATCGAGAAGGCCAACGCTCACTTGAAGGGAGGAGCCAAGAAG gtcATCATCTCTGCTCCATCTGCTGATGCTCCAATGTTCGTCGTCGGAGTCAACCACGAGAAGTACGATCATGCCAACGACCACATCATCTCCAATGCTTCCTGCACCACTAACTGCCTTGCTCCACTTGCCAAGGTCATCAATGACAACTTCGGAATTATTGAGGGACTTATGACCACTGTCCACGCCGTCACCGCCACCCAAAAGACTGTTGACGGACCATCAGGAAAGCTCTGGAGAGACGGACGTGGAGCTGGACAGAACATCATCCCAGCCTCTACTGGAGCCGCTAAGGCTGTTGGAAAGGTTATCCCAGAGCTCAATGGAAAGCTCACCGGAATGGCTTTCCGTGTCCCAACCCCAGATGTGTCTGTTGTTGATCTCACTGCTCGTCTTGAGAAGCCAGCTTCCCTCGATGACATCAAGAAAGTTATCAAGGCTGCCGCTGACGGACCAATGAAGGGAATTCTCGCTTACACTGAGGATCAAGTTGTCTCCACCGACTTTGTCTCCGATACCAACTCTTCCATCTTCGATGCCGGAGCATCCATCTCACTCAACCCACACTTCGTCAAGCTCGTCTCGTGGTACGATAACGAGTTCGGATACTCCAACAGAGTTGTTGATCTCATCTCGTACATCGCCACCAAGGCCTAA
- the mai-1 gene encoding ATPase inhibitor mai-1, mitochondrial (Confirmed by transcript evidence), which produces MSGSGSGSGAGHGGGSGGSIREAGGSLGMMGATREEEYFRRQQKDQLDNLKKKLEADMTQSQQEIRDHEKVLEQHQQRLKEIEKGHGT; this is translated from the exons ATGTCAGGATCTGGAAGTGGAAGTGGTGCTGGACATGGTGGAGGCTCCGGCGGCTCAATCCGTGAAGCAGGTGGATCACTCGGCATGATGGGCGCCACCAGAGAAGAAGAATACTTCCGAAGACAACAAAAAGATCAGTTGGACAATCTCAAGAAGAAGCTTGAAGCAGATATGACGCAAAGCCAACAGGAAATTCGGGATCATGAAAAG GTTCTCGAACAACATCAGCAACGACTGAAGGAAATCGAGAAAGGACACGGAACATAA